The following proteins are co-located in the Ictalurus punctatus breed USDA103 chromosome 14, Coco_2.0, whole genome shotgun sequence genome:
- the cradd gene encoding death domain-containing protein CRADD (The RefSeq protein has 1 substitution compared to this genomic sequence) encodes MEPKHRDLLRAQRLHLCEQLVVDETIVQYLYQEDILTEGQVEEIQSQKSNKNKTLLLLSILPNRGPNAFNVFVQSLEQDFPWIKEKLLLLADEDEQDGGRGTELSNTTAQWAIPKDILQMVPSDQQLNRLAARLGLEWEMVLLDLGLTSVEITRCRADHPHSSHSQVLAALVMWKQTQGRSATVQRLLQSLQYSEIHPSSLSQVFV; translated from the exons ATGGAGCCGAAGCACAGAGACCTTCTCCGAGCGCAGAGACTGCACCTCTGTGAGCAGCTCGTAGTGGATGAGACGATAGTTCAGTACTTATATCAAGAGGACATTTTAACCGAGGGCCAAGTGGAGGAAATTCAGTCACAGAAGTCTAACAAAAATAAGACGTTACTGCTGCTTAGTATTCTTCCAAACCGTGGCCCCAATGCTTTTAATGTGTTTGTGCAATCCCTCGAACAGGACTTTCCCTGGATTAAAGAGAAACTGCTGCTTTTAGCCGATGAAGATGAGCAGGATGGAGGAAGGGGTACAGAGCTGTCCAACACAACCG CTCAGTGGGCCATTCCTAAAGACATTCTTCAAATGGTTCCATCTGATCAGCAGCTGAATAGGCTTGCGGCTCGGCTCGGCTTGGAGTGGGAGATGGTGCTGCTGGACTTGGGTTTGACATCGGTAGAGATCACCCGCTGCCGTGCAGATCATCCACACAGCAGTCACAGTCAGGTGCTGGCAGCCCTGGTGATGTGGAAGCAGACTCAGGGTCGGAGTGCTACGGTGCAGCGTCTACTCCAGAGTCTACAGTATTCCGAAATTCATCCTTCTTCCCTCAACCAAGTGTTTGTCTGA
- the cradd gene encoding death domain-containing protein CRADD isoform X1, translated as MHLSLRYCLYILIDRCVVQSADFPWIKEKLLLLADEDEQDGGRGTELSNTTAQWAIPKDILQMVPSDQQLNRLAARLGLEWEMVLLDLGLTSVEITRCRADHPHSSHSQVLAALVMWKQTQGRSATVQRLLQSLQYSEIHPSSLNQVFV; from the exons ATGCACCTCAGCCTGCGGTACTGCCTGTATATCTTGATCGACAGATGTGTCGTCCAATCAGCG GACTTTCCCTGGATTAAAGAGAAACTGCTGCTTTTAGCCGATGAAGATGAGCAGGATGGAGGAAGGGGTACAGAGCTGTCCAACACAACCG CTCAGTGGGCCATTCCTAAAGACATTCTTCAAATGGTTCCATCTGATCAGCAGCTGAATAGGCTTGCGGCTCGGCTCGGCTTGGAGTGGGAGATGGTGCTGCTGGACTTGGGTTTGACATCGGTAGAGATCACCCGCTGCCGTGCAGATCATCCACACAGCAGTCACAGTCAGGTGCTGGCAGCCCTGGTGATGTGGAAGCAGACTCAGGGTCGGAGTGCTACGGTGCAGCGTCTACTCCAGAGTCTACAGTATTCCGAAATTCATCCTTCTTCCCTCAACCAAGTGTTTGTCTGA